The Metabacillus schmidteae genome has a segment encoding these proteins:
- a CDS encoding cold-shock protein gives MAQGKVKWFNSEKGFGFIEVEGGDDVFVHFSSIQGEGYKSLDEGQEVTFDIEEGSRGPQAANVQKI, from the coding sequence AAAGTAAAATGGTTTAACTCAGAAAAAGGTTTTGGATTTATTGAAGTTGAAGGCGGAGATGATGTATTCGTACACTTTTCTTCAATTCAAGGCGAAGGGTATAAATCCCTAGATGAAGGTCAAGAGGTTACTTTCGACATTGAAGAAGGTAGCAGAGGACCACAAGCAGCTAACGTTCAAAAAATATAA